TACACACTACACTAAGCGAAACAGATATTAGTTAATATTTATATACGATATGCTCCGTTTTCGAGCGGAGCATATCATAATTTACAGAAATTAATACGGAGAGCTTGATTTATATTAAGCTCAATGTGTCATGCTCAATGATTCTTATCTTGAGGAATTACCGATGGAAAAGAGATTAGGAACAATGATTATTCTCATCGAAGATAAATCTTGTGTAGAGATATTAAACAATACAATATCTCAGAATTCCTCTATTATTCTCAGCCGCCACGGTATTACTCTCCAAGATAGAAAGCAAAGTGTCATGTCACTGATTATTGAAGGTACAACTGAACAAATCAGCATATTATCAGGCAGATTAGGTAAAATTAAAGGCTTAAAATGTCGCTCAGTTTTAATTAAAAATGACATCTAACGGTAAGGTATTGAAAT
This Candidatus Kapaibacterium sp. DNA region includes the following protein-coding sequences:
- a CDS encoding CopG family transcriptional regulator — its product is MEKRLGTMIILIEDKSCVEILNNTISQNSSIILSRHGITLQDRKQSVMSLIIEGTTEQISILSGRLGKIKGLKCRSVLIKNDI